A single Vicia villosa cultivar HV-30 ecotype Madison, WI unplaced genomic scaffold, Vvil1.0 ctg.000364F_1_1, whole genome shotgun sequence DNA region contains:
- the LOC131627460 gene encoding uncharacterized protein LOC131627460, with translation MALLLHSPEIHALAAKFAQNPNPNPKLRKLHYFKPYAKLNAIGTKNGVKFSNEVKDCAVLDLDLDRNVKQFGQFSVPVKSGSRSRKEEEEEKQNYYVNMGYAIRTLREEFPDLFYKELSFDIYRDDIVLKDPLNTFMGIENYKSIFWNLRFHGKIFFKALWIDINSVWQPVENVIMVRWTVHGIPRVPWESHGRFDGTSEYKLDKQGKIYEHRVDNVALKKPPRFKVMGMEELIQSLSCPQTPGPTYFEVSSSAKRK, from the exons ATGGCGCTTCTATTACACTCCCCAGAGATTCACGCTCTTGCTGCTAAATTCGcacaaaaccctaaccctaaccctaaactGAGGAAACTTCACTATTTCAAACCCTATGCGAAATTGAACGCAATTGGAACAAAGAACGGGGTGAAATTTTCCAACGAGGTAAAGGATTGTGCGGTTTTGGATTTGGATTTGGATAGGAACGTGAAGCAGTTTGGTCAGTTTTCGGTTCCGGTGAAGAGTGGTTCGCGGTCGaggaaagaggaagaggaagagaaacAGAATTACTATGTGAATATGGGATATGCTATACGAACTTTGAGGGAGGAGTTTCCTGATCTGTTTTACAAGGAGCTTAGCTTTGATATCTATAG GGATGATATTGTGTTGAAGGATCCTCTGAATACGTTTATGGGTATTGAGAATTACAAATCCATATTCTGGAACCTACGATTTCATGGCAAGatatttttcaaagctttatggATAGACATAAACAGTGTGTGGCAGCCTGTTGAGAATGTAATTATGGTTCGCTGGACCGTTCACGGGATCCCCCGAGTTCCATGGGAAAGCCACGGTAGGTTTGATGGGACATCTGAGTATAAACTTGATAAACAGGGTAAGATTTACGAGCATCGGGTTGACAACGTTGCTTTGAAAAAACCTCCCAGGTTTAAAGTGATGGGTATGGAAGAATTGATTCAATCTCTTAGCTGCCCGCAGACCCCTGGACCAACTTACTTTGAAGTATCTTCATCtgctaagagaaagtaa
- the LOC131627494 gene encoding uncharacterized protein LOC131627494, whose translation MGSLESTIPLKKGSLFGPQSSKKEKHPFSQRFRSSFSRLLFKKLDYVQWICAVVVFLCLVVVFQMFLPVSVVEDSEESLRAVTMRSWESSGQNSRERYVLDIGDDEAVFVPRISEKFKDLSLVNQTGKRFGYRKAQLGLIFGELVVDSQQLLMVTIATALLEIGYRIQVFSLKDGPGRNMWRNLRVPVTIIQTCHKPDNTVDWLNYDGIIVSSLEARGAFSCFLQEPFKSIPLIWIIHDNALGYRSIQYTASGQVELLNDWRRVFNRSSVVVFPNYALPIIYSTFDAGNFYVIPGSPAEALEADAFMALQKDDLRIRMGYGPEDVVIAIVGSQFLYKGMWLGHAVVLQALSPLLAGFPLSKDNSSAQLRIIVHSGELSNNYSVALETMARSLKYPRGAIEHLAGDLNADSVLGTADVVIYGSLLEEQSFPEILIKAMCFEKPIIAPDISMIRKYVDDRVNGYLFPKNNIKVLRQIMLEVILKGKISPLTRNIASMGRRTAKNLLVSEAIDGYAILLQNILKLPSEVTSPKAISEIPPHVKEKWQWHLFEAVPNSTYQNRVLRSNTFLDKYEELWNHSRKDKSSTAVAVNDPFVYILWEEEKYIQMAITRKRIEDEELKDRTDQSHGTWEEVYRNAKKADRLKNELHERDDGELERTGQPLCIYEPYVGEGSWPFLHKRSLYRGVSLSGKGRRSGRDDFDASSRLPLLNNAYYRDVLGEFGTFFAIAHRIDRLHRSAWIGFQSWRATARKASLSRAAENALLDSIQSKRYGDALYFWVRMDTDSRNPSQKDFWSFCDSINAGGCKPAFSEAMRRMYGLKDDVDALPPMPMDGDTWSVASSWALPTRSFLEFVMFSRIFVDALDAQMYDEHHSTGHCPLSLSKDKHCYSRILELLVNVWAYHSARRIVFVNPENGLMQEQHAFKNRRGKMWINWFSYNTLKSMDEDLAELLDSEDPNKHWLWPSTGEIFWQGLYERERNLRNKEKEKRKQKSLEKLIRMRKRHRQTVIGKYVKPPPDSEESSNSSLVAV comes from the exons ATGGGTTCTTTGGAATCAACGATCCCATTGAAGAAAGGGAGCTTATTTGGCCCTCAATCAAGCAAAAAAGAGAAACACCCGTTTTCTCAGAGGTTTAGATCGAGCTTCTCTCGGTTGTTGTTCAAGAAGCTAGATTACGTTCAATGGATTTGTGCTGTGGTGGTGTTTCTCTGTCTTGTTGTTGTGTTTCAAATGTTTCTTCCTGTGTCGGTTGTGGAGGATTCGGAGGAGTCTTTGAGAGCTGTGACTATGCGGTCTTGGGAGAGTTCTGGTCAGAATAGTAGAGAGAGGTATGTGTTGGATATTGGTGATGATGAAGCTGTTTTTGTGCCGAGGATTTCGGAGAAGTTTAAGGATTTGAGTCTGGTGAATCAGACAGGGAAGAGGTTTGGTTACAGAAAGGCGCAGTTGGGATTG ATATTTGGAGAACTAGTGGTTGATTCACAACAATTGCTAATGGTAACAATTGCCACAGCTTTGTTAGAGATTGGCTACAGAATTCAG GTCTTTTCACTTAAAGATGGACCAGGGCGTAATATGTGGAGAAATTTAAGAGTTCCTGTCACTATTATTCAAACTTGTCACAAGCCAGACAACACCGTAGACTGGCTAAA CTACGATGGTATAATTGTGAGCTCGCTTGAAGCCAGAGGTGCCTTTTCTTG TTTTTTGCAGGAACCTTTCAAGTCTATACCTCTTATATGGATCATTCACGACAATGCTCTCGGTTACCGTTCAATTCAATATACCGCTAGTGGGCAGGTTGAACTTTTGAATGATTGGAGAAGAGTTTTCAATCGTTCATCCGTAGTTGTCTTTCCAAACTATGCGTTGCCG ATCATCTACTCCACATTCGATGCTGGAAATTTTTATGTCATTCCCGGCTCCCCTGCTGAAGCATTAGAAGCAGATGCATTTATGGCATTGCAGAAAGATGATTTGCGCATCCGTATGGGCTACGGTCCAGAAGATGTCGTTATCGCAATTGTGGGCAGTCAATTTTTGTACAAAGGCATGTGGTTGGGACACGCCGTTGTTTTGCAGGCTTTGTCACCACTTTTGGCAGGCTTCCCTTTAAGCAAAGATAATTCTAGTGCGCAACTACGAATCATCGTTCATAGTGGAGAATTATCAAATAACTACAGTGTGGCTCTTGAG ACCATGGCACGGAGTTTGAAATATCCAAGAGGTGCCATAGAGCATTTAGCTGGAGATTTGAATGCAGATTCTGTTCTTGGCACAGCAGATGTTGTGATATACGGATCCTTGCTTGAAGAGCAGTCCTTTCCAGAGATTTTGATTAAAGCCATGTGCTTTGAGAAACCAATTATCGCTCCTGATATTTCTATGATCAGAAAATAT GTCGATGACAGGGTGAACGGCTATCTTTTCCCTAAGAATAATATTAAAGTTCTTAGACAAATCATGTTAGAGGTGATCTTGAAAGGGAAAATATCACCATTGACTCGGAACATTGCCTCAATGGGGAGAAGAACCGCCAAAAATCTCTTGGTTTCCGAAGCAATCGATGGATATGCAATTTTACTTCAGAATATTCTCAAGCTTCCGTCAGAGGTTACCTCTCCTAAAGCTATTTCTGAAATACCCCCTCATGTTAAAGAAAAGTGGCAGTGGCATTTGTTTGAAGCAGTTCCGAATTCGACGTATCAAAATAGGGTATTGAGAAGCAACACATTTTTAGATAAATACGAAGAACTTTGGAATCATTCTCGAAAAGATAAATCATCTACCGCTGTTGCTGTTAATGATCCATTCGTATACATCTTATGGGAAGAAGAAAAGTATATTCAGATGGCTATTACCAGAAAAAGAATAGAGGATGAAGAG TTGAAGGATAGAACAGATCAATCACACGGAACATGGGAAGAAGTATATCGAAATGCAAAGAAAGCTGATAGGTTAAAGAATGAGTTGCATGAAAGGGATGATGGAGAGCTTGAGCGGACTGGACAACCTTTATGCATTTACGAACCATACGTTGGCGAAGGTTCCTGGCCTTTTCTACATAAAAGATCTCTATATCGCGGCGTTTCTCTG TCCGGCAAAGGTCGAAGATCAGGGAGAGATGATTTTGATGCATCTTCTCGTCTTCCATTGCTTAACAATGCTTACTATAGAGACGTACTTGGTGAATTTGGAACCTTCTTTGCGATTGCTCACCGGATTGATCGCTTACACAGAAGTGCTTGGATTGGATTTCAGTCTTGGAGAGCAACAGCAAGGAAG GCTTCTTTGTCCAGAGCTGCCGAAAATGCATTATTAGATTCTATCCAATCTAAAAGATACGGAGATGCACTATATTTCTGGGTGCGGATGGATACGGATTCGCGAAACCCTTCGCAGAAGGACTTTTGGTCTTTTTGCGATTCCATTAATGCAGGAGGTTGCAA aCCCGCTTTCTCAGAAGCGATGAGGAGAATGTACGGGTTAAAGGATGATGTGGATGCTTTGCCACCCATGCCCATGGATGGTGACACTTGGTCTGTCGCGTCGAGTTGGGCTCTACCCACAAGATCCTTTTTAGAGTTTGTGATGTTCTCCAG AATATTTGTCGATGCATTGGATGCGCAGATGTACGATGAACACCATTCGACCGGGCACTGTCCCCTGAGTTTGTCAAAG GATAAGCATTGCTATTCAAGAATTCTCGAGCTTCTCGTAAACGTGTGGGCCTACCACAGTGCAAGAAGGATAGTATTTGTGAACCCCGAAAACGGTCTAATGCAGGAGCAACACGCTTTCAAAAACCGTAGAGGAAAAATGTGGATCAACTGGTTCTCATACAACACACTCAAGAGCATGGACGAGGACTTAGCTGAGTTATTAGATTCCGAGGATCCTAACAAACACTGGTTATGGCCATCAACTGGTGAAATTTTTTGGCAAGGTTTATATGAGAGGGAGAGAAATTTAAGaaacaaagagaaagaaaagaggaagcAAAAGAGTTTAGAAAAGCTAATTAGAATGCGGAAACGGCATCGACAAACAGTAATCGGGAAATATGTTAAGCCTCCACCGGATTCGGAAGAAAGTTCTAACTCATCTTTGGTTGCAGTATAG
- the LOC131627493 gene encoding protein ABIL1-like: protein MELEHPTTTFHNNSAMTFDEVSMERSKSFVNSLQELKNLRPQLYSAAEYCEKSYLHSEQKQMVLDNLKDYAVRALVNAVDHLGTVAYKLTDLLEQHTLDISTMDLKVSTINQKLLTCQVYTEKEGLRQQQLLAFIPRHHKHYILPNSVNKKVHFSPHIQIDAKQNSFQTRTRFQSSGNPPAKTLSWHLASETKSTLKGTPHASPNIENPKFSAKASGFFHLLDNEESTWTKSSPAQVHLPNGVPTSTIHAQNFGGTRRDALDGSKPMTGFRSFDNANRRESAQTPPRSRSVLSAFFVKQKAPKLKTSSFS, encoded by the exons ATGGAGTTGGAGCACCCAACGACGACGTTTCACAACAACTCTGCTATGACCTTCGATGAAGTTTCCATGGAACGCAGCAAAAGCTTCGTTAACTCCTTGCAG GAACTTAAGAACCTGAGGCCTCAACTTTATTCTGCTGCAGAATACTGTGAAAAATCTTATCTCCATAGCGAACAGAAACAAAT GGTACTTGACAACCTAAAAGATTACGCTGTAAGAGCCCTAGTGAATGCTGTTGATCATCTTGGAACTGTTGCATACAAGTTAACTGACCTTCTTGAGCAGCACACATTGGATATCTCAACTATGGATTTGAAGGTCTCTACGATAAATCAG AAACTTCTTACGTGCCAAGTTTATACGGAAAAAGAAGGTCTTCGGCAGCAGCAATTGTTGGCTTTCATTCCCAGACATCATAAGCACTATATTTTGCCAA ACTCTGTAAATAAAAAGGTGCATTTCAGTCCGCACATACAAATTGATGCAAAACAGAATTCATTTCAAACCAGAACTCGTTTTCAATCTTCAG GTAACCCTCCAGCAAAAACTCTTTCATGGCATTTAGCATCAGAGACTAAGTCTACATTGAAAGGGACTCCGCATGCTTCCCCAAA CATCGAGAACCCTAAATTTTCTGCCAAGGCCTCTGGATTTTTCCACCTGTTAG ACAATGAAGAGAGCACCTGGACGAAGTCCTCACCAGCACAAGTTCACTTACCAAATGGAGTTCCTACTTCTACTATACATGCCCAAAATTTTGGCGGCACACGCAGG GATGCTTTGGATGGTTCCAAACCAATGACAGGGTTCAGGTCATTCGACAATGCAAATCGCCGCGAGTCTGCCCAAACTCCTCCTCGCAGCAGAAGTGTGCTATCAGCTTTCTTTGTCAAACAGAAAGCACCAAAATTGAAGACTAGTTCTTTCTCATGA